In Chryseobacterium lactis, a single genomic region encodes these proteins:
- a CDS encoding ribose-phosphate pyrophosphokinase, with amino-acid sequence MADQLSYLFCTRTSRDLAEKIAQHYGKELGKINFQEFSDGEFEPVLDESVRGGRVFLIGSTFPPADNLLELLLMIDAAKRASAKSITVVIPYFGLARQDRKDKPRAPIGAKLVANLLTAAGATRIMTMDLHADQIQGFFEIPVDHLYASSIFVDYIRSLKLEDLTIASPDMGGAKRAKNYAGHLGAEVVIAYKERKKANVVEEMFLIGDVTGKNVILIDDMIDTAGTLCKAADILIEKGAKTVRAMATHGVLSGKAYDNIENSKILEVIVTDSIPVKNNLSSKIKVLSCAPLFADVMTMVHEHKSISSKFVI; translated from the coding sequence ATGGCCGATCAGTTAAGTTATCTATTTTGTACAAGAACCAGCAGGGACTTGGCGGAAAAAATTGCCCAGCATTATGGGAAAGAATTAGGAAAAATCAACTTTCAGGAGTTTAGCGACGGGGAATTTGAGCCTGTTTTAGACGAATCTGTAAGAGGAGGAAGAGTTTTCTTAATCGGATCTACGTTCCCTCCTGCAGACAATCTTTTAGAACTTCTTTTAATGATTGATGCAGCGAAAAGAGCTTCTGCAAAAAGCATTACAGTGGTAATTCCTTATTTTGGACTTGCAAGACAAGACAGAAAAGACAAGCCAAGAGCTCCTATCGGAGCGAAGCTAGTTGCCAACCTTCTTACAGCAGCAGGAGCAACAAGGATAATGACGATGGATCTTCATGCAGATCAGATTCAGGGATTCTTCGAAATTCCGGTAGATCATTTGTATGCTTCTTCTATTTTCGTTGATTACATAAGATCTTTAAAGCTTGAAGATCTTACGATTGCTTCTCCGGATATGGGAGGTGCAAAAAGAGCGAAGAACTACGCCGGTCACTTAGGGGCAGAAGTAGTAATTGCTTACAAGGAAAGAAAAAAGGCAAACGTTGTTGAAGAAATGTTCCTTATCGGAGATGTGACAGGTAAAAATGTAATCCTTATCGATGACATGATCGATACTGCAGGTACGCTTTGCAAAGCTGCTGACATCTTAATTGAAAAAGGGGCAAAAACAGTAAGAGCGATGGCTACTCATGGTGTGCTTTCAGGAAAGGCTTATGACAATATTGAGAATTCAAAAATTCTGGAAGTTATTGTAACTGACTCAATTCCTGTTAAAAATAATTTGTCATCTAAAATAAAAGTGCTATCTTGCGCCCCGTTATTTGCTGACGTTATGACCATGGTTCATGAGCACAAATCAATCAGTAGCAAATTTGTTATTTAA